Proteins found in one Thalassomonas actiniarum genomic segment:
- a CDS encoding AHH domain-containing protein yields the protein MIQREDEYITVQELEKDLISATGNPALAKRQALQYAIMYRGEIIDSVRYRKGFISKDDLILSRHIRWHHNKSHSQMLVKNMLAANRGPQADNTAAHHIVAWDCMKAARSRLRLAAFGIDIDHEANGVFLPRFIRHTPMLPIPDAKAHTQTHTNKYYLNVEYLLDETIAEGLGREGVIETLREIGEELEAGNFPLNELISQKTQK from the coding sequence ATGATACAAAGGGAAGATGAGTACATTACTGTACAGGAATTAGAGAAAGACCTAATCTCAGCCACCGGTAATCCTGCTTTAGCCAAAAGACAAGCTCTGCAATATGCAATTATGTATCGAGGGGAAATCATTGATTCTGTTCGTTACCGGAAGGGCTTCATATCTAAAGATGACCTTATTCTTAGTCGCCATATCAGGTGGCATCATAATAAATCACATAGTCAAATGCTGGTGAAAAATATGCTTGCTGCAAACAGGGGTCCTCAAGCCGATAACACTGCGGCTCATCATATTGTTGCCTGGGATTGTATGAAAGCTGCCCGTTCCAGATTGCGCCTTGCGGCTTTTGGCATAGACATTGATCATGAAGCCAATGGTGTCTTTTTGCCTAGATTTATCAGGCATACTCCTATGCTGCCAATACCCGATGCCAAGGCACACACCCAAACCCATACCAATAAATATTACCTGAATGTTGAGTATTTGTTAGATGAAACTATTGCTGAAGGGCTGGGTAGAGAAGGAGTTATTGAGACGCTCCGAGAGATAGGTGAAGAGCTGGAAGCTGGTAACTTTCCATTAAACGAATTAATATCTCAAAAAACTCAAAAGTGA
- a CDS encoding imm11 family protein: protein MAKFNKVYTVSVEPDEYLLLQETVFEQSVQLSEDDLLLFDGKEKGNDWRTLGVDWLMAPEDGALKKPDIAGLGSSVFCVSARTADLLSEGLKSACEFLPLNLNGEPWFALNILGAEEAIDEKLTQWNMRNGKVSRVRRFNRLVLDKQAIEHTGLFRVNRAGLFTFTTDAEGSLYDIVKQHHLTGLVFSEVDAV from the coding sequence ATGGCTAAGTTTAATAAAGTTTATACGGTTAGTGTTGAGCCAGATGAATACTTATTATTGCAGGAAACCGTATTTGAGCAATCGGTACAGTTGAGCGAAGATGATCTTCTGCTGTTTGACGGTAAAGAGAAAGGAAATGATTGGCGTACTTTAGGGGTTGATTGGTTAATGGCACCCGAAGATGGTGCTCTTAAAAAGCCGGATATTGCCGGTTTGGGTTCAAGCGTTTTTTGCGTCTCTGCACGTACGGCAGATCTTTTGAGTGAAGGTTTAAAAAGCGCCTGTGAGTTCTTACCCCTAAATTTAAATGGTGAACCTTGGTTTGCCCTAAATATTTTAGGAGCCGAAGAAGCCATTGATGAAAAGTTGACACAATGGAATATGCGTAATGGCAAAGTGAGTCGGGTGAGGCGCTTTAATCGACTGGTACTTGATAAGCAAGCGATAGAACATACAGGGCTTTTTAGGGTAAATCGTGCCGGTCTTTTTACCTTTACAACCGATGCCGAAGGTAGTCTTTACGATATAGTGAAACAGCACCATTTAACCGGGTTAGTTTTTTCCGAGGTGGATGCGGTGTAG
- the ssb gene encoding single-stranded DNA-binding protein, giving the protein MAGVNKVIILGNLGKDPEVRFMPNGGGVANLTIATSETWKDKQTGEQKEKTEWHRVVMFGKLAEIAGEYLKKGSKVYIEGQLQTRKWQNQQGQDQYTTEIVVQGFNGTMQMLDSRGQGGGGQGGGFQGQQQGGFSGGQQAPQQQGGFQQQAPKQQGGFSQQAAPQQQGGFAQQAPQQQAPQQGGFSGGQQAPQQGGFQQQQGGFGQQNQQQAAKVNPQEPSIDFDDDIPF; this is encoded by the coding sequence ATGGCCGGTGTTAACAAAGTAATCATTTTAGGTAATTTAGGTAAAGATCCTGAAGTACGTTTTATGCCTAATGGCGGTGGGGTAGCCAACCTGACCATCGCAACTTCAGAAACCTGGAAAGATAAGCAAACCGGTGAGCAAAAAGAAAAAACCGAATGGCACCGTGTGGTAATGTTCGGCAAGTTAGCCGAAATTGCCGGTGAGTACCTTAAAAAAGGCTCAAAAGTTTATATCGAAGGACAGCTGCAAACCCGCAAATGGCAGAACCAGCAAGGTCAAGACCAGTACACCACTGAAATCGTTGTTCAGGGCTTTAACGGCACCATGCAAATGTTAGACAGCCGTGGCCAAGGTGGTGGCGGACAAGGCGGTGGTTTCCAGGGGCAGCAGCAAGGCGGCTTCTCTGGTGGTCAGCAGGCTCCACAACAGCAAGGTGGCTTCCAACAGCAAGCACCTAAACAGCAAGGCGGCTTCTCTCAGCAGGCAGCTCCACAACAGCAAGGCGGTTTTGCACAGCAGGCACCACAGCAACAAGCTCCTCAACAAGGCGGCTTCTCGGGTGGACAGCAGGCACCTCAACAGGGCGGTTTCCAACAGCAGCAAGGCGGTTTTGGTCAGCAAAACCAGCAACAAGCGGCTAAGGTTAACCCACAAGAGCCTTCAATCGACTTTGATGACGATATTCCGTTCTGA
- a CDS encoding site-specific integrase, whose amino-acid sequence MKVEVIAHESGDLLPLLLGNDDMPIPAPNEFIISRRSLSPNTLVRNLRELLVLYLWLEKEKIDLDSRVRSERSFNEAEIKGGLVEFLKRDHETRRSVKKMVVTPYTFNQRLTTVRQYLAWCCDVVIGTLPNSSSEYEQIIDNKNRLLGLLETSFINAPPTNRSQKKGLNGKEIDFLLSLLNPENKKAYGRDPAVRYRNYILTMIMLYYGLRPGELLSLRVEDVEIGAISSIRVERRSPDPLDTRKPRPQIKRNGRVLPIIDPHFAKNLDTYITEWRDVLEDKSATESNYLILSDEGEPLSQSSVTQLYQLLRKKYAEDLPRHLTAKALRHSFSSHMERILRNSGIEEDKRKQALAYLRGDSSLSSQDVYIAQEVEEQANIALKKYQRDLIMEDVLW is encoded by the coding sequence ATGAAAGTAGAAGTTATTGCTCATGAGTCTGGCGATTTATTACCTTTGCTGCTTGGCAATGATGATATGCCTATTCCTGCTCCAAATGAGTTCATTATTAGTCGAAGATCATTAAGCCCCAATACATTAGTCCGTAACCTTCGAGAGTTGTTAGTTCTCTACCTCTGGTTAGAAAAAGAGAAAATCGATTTAGATAGTAGGGTTAGAAGTGAGCGTTCTTTCAATGAAGCTGAAATTAAGGGCGGCTTGGTTGAGTTTTTGAAACGAGATCATGAAACAAGACGAAGTGTGAAAAAGATGGTTGTTACGCCATACACTTTTAATCAGCGTTTAACTACAGTTCGACAGTATTTGGCTTGGTGCTGTGATGTAGTTATTGGCACACTTCCTAACTCATCAAGTGAATATGAGCAAATTATTGATAATAAGAATCGCCTACTTGGCTTATTAGAAACATCATTTATCAATGCTCCTCCTACCAACAGATCCCAAAAAAAAGGGCTTAATGGGAAAGAAATTGATTTTCTTTTATCCTTACTAAATCCTGAAAATAAAAAAGCTTACGGTAGGGATCCTGCGGTTCGTTATCGAAACTATATCCTGACAATGATAATGCTTTATTATGGTTTAAGGCCTGGTGAGTTACTCAGTTTAAGAGTTGAAGATGTTGAAATAGGGGCGATATCTTCTATACGAGTTGAACGCCGAAGTCCTGATCCGCTTGATACCAGAAAACCTCGGCCTCAAATTAAACGTAATGGGCGAGTGCTACCAATTATTGATCCTCATTTCGCTAAAAATTTAGACACTTATATTACTGAATGGCGTGATGTTCTAGAAGATAAGTCAGCAACTGAATCAAATTATTTGATCTTAAGTGATGAAGGTGAGCCATTGTCTCAATCCTCTGTTACTCAGCTCTATCAGTTATTGCGAAAGAAATATGCTGAAGATCTGCCCCGTCATTTAACTGCAAAAGCTTTGAGGCATAGTTTTTCTTCTCATATGGAGAGAATTTTACGTAATTCGGGGATAGAGGAAGATAAGCGTAAGCAAGCACTAGCCTATTTAAGAGGTGACAGTAGCCTTTCATCGCAGGATGTTTATATTGCGCAAGAAGTTGAAGAGCAGGCTAATATTGCTCTGAAAAAATATCAGCGTGATTTAATCATGGAGGATGTACTTTGGTAG
- a CDS encoding site-specific integrase: protein MVDDTSLNKLIDDHGWLDTPQSIITREGKEVDSSSERWHLPYSIWKSTSLDFNKIINLKIRWSVKSYVRDRLERSSVHAGYSVFQHVYTEFLRYAADFDIQHGKQFKEQLISLIESRISVTRKEHRLWALYRPIQWYIYCAENYPELGFCPAYAMELEGMSIPGNPKGEAVRMEDPDKGPLHHSLELPLLIAAMKNDTSKELKHLQEKVAVALSIAFGRNPANLTYLREEDFIDLTPEAEERCYILKIPRIKKKQLSPRDDFLDEYLAPLYANYIIELIDKNAAINTELQFNNRVIPNPKPLFINQNGNRAALLSSDFENAYNVTSADITGLLKSFVARHNLISPVTKSLLQVNTRRLRYTLATGLAAEGISKKELARILDHTDTQHVLVYFEMAGKVVEHLDKAAAKGLSRYLQFFKGKVIDSDDEAVNGERADKHISYIDEENPTDQENIGVCGESSICHLDPPYSCYLCPKFQPYRHAGHEHVLECLLQNREKRLEKYENARLGIQLDEVIAAVAQVTELCAEGNNNG, encoded by the coding sequence TTGGTAGATGATACATCGCTCAATAAATTAATAGATGACCATGGTTGGTTAGATACTCCCCAGTCCATTATCACGCGCGAAGGAAAAGAGGTTGATTCATCAAGTGAGCGCTGGCATTTACCGTACTCAATATGGAAATCGACGTCATTAGACTTCAATAAAATAATTAACCTAAAAATAAGGTGGTCAGTAAAATCATATGTTAGGGATAGGTTGGAAAGAAGCTCAGTTCACGCCGGCTATTCCGTTTTTCAGCATGTCTATACTGAATTCCTGAGATATGCCGCAGATTTTGATATTCAGCATGGTAAACAGTTTAAAGAGCAGCTTATTTCTCTTATAGAGTCCAGAATCTCTGTCACAAGAAAAGAGCACAGGCTTTGGGCCTTATATCGTCCAATACAGTGGTATATCTATTGTGCTGAAAACTACCCGGAACTTGGTTTTTGTCCTGCCTATGCTATGGAGTTGGAAGGGATGAGCATCCCAGGGAATCCCAAAGGCGAAGCCGTGCGAATGGAGGATCCCGATAAGGGGCCATTACATCATTCCTTAGAGTTACCTTTGCTTATAGCAGCAATGAAAAATGATACAAGTAAGGAACTTAAGCATTTACAAGAAAAAGTAGCTGTTGCATTGTCTATAGCGTTTGGTCGAAATCCGGCAAACTTGACTTACTTACGTGAAGAAGACTTCATTGATTTAACTCCTGAAGCTGAAGAACGGTGCTATATCTTAAAAATTCCAAGAATCAAGAAAAAGCAACTAAGCCCACGTGATGATTTTCTTGATGAGTACTTGGCGCCCTTATATGCAAACTACATTATTGAATTGATAGATAAGAATGCTGCGATAAACACAGAACTACAGTTTAACAATAGAGTTATTCCTAACCCTAAACCTCTATTTATCAATCAAAATGGAAATAGAGCAGCACTGTTATCTAGTGACTTTGAAAATGCTTATAATGTGACGAGTGCAGATATAACAGGGCTGTTAAAGAGTTTTGTTGCAAGGCATAACCTCATATCACCTGTCACTAAAAGCCTCTTGCAAGTAAATACAAGGCGTTTGAGATACACGCTTGCGACAGGGTTAGCAGCTGAAGGAATTAGTAAAAAAGAACTTGCTAGGATCTTAGATCATACAGACACTCAGCATGTTCTTGTCTATTTTGAAATGGCCGGTAAGGTTGTTGAGCATTTAGACAAAGCAGCAGCAAAAGGCTTATCGCGTTATCTTCAATTTTTTAAAGGTAAGGTTATTGATAGTGATGATGAAGCTGTTAATGGCGAACGTGCTGATAAGCACATTTCATACATTGATGAAGAAAATCCTACCGACCAGGAAAACATCGGTGTTTGTGGCGAATCCAGCATTTGCCATTTAGATCCACCTTATTCATGTTACCTATGTCCTAAGTTCCAACCTTATCGCCATGCAGGTCATGAACATGTACTTGAGTGCTTATTGCAAAACAGAGAGAAAAGGTTAGAAAAATACGAAAATGCACGCTTAGGCATTCAATTAGATGAAGTTATTGCCGCAGTTGCCCAAGTAACTGAATTATGTGCGGAGGGTAACAATAATGGCTGA
- a CDS encoding integrase, with protein MADGRSNRKNKVIAFIDRLAQDRRENFKALIAKAKMLELEGFEEINWSDSTWTVKAGRLIKLTGKNTTSSSFNFNYSPSLGGGALYGEWADIGKALFTLRFHRKHQSAPNQRNFITALGYMAYSANQLNLELARLTPEVLDSACKAITRDYSEGVTYNLHKAVAEIAGHFDANGLCRIIFKYKYAKMKRPKNAGDVGHKRLDGPKTLETKSDKLIEPAVFKVIGELYQNVPKDHKYRFYVLLLTLLACLGRRFSEISLLPQQKIKTDIDGRKYIEYFPRKISQGDVFTPKRKLYMPNEVLPIVRDVIGELDELCATARDSASRTQKLKGADLSFLLKFDENQFFHKKDLKMIGLNPQLLDSTGWFRKNGYAFANENKPDKTGKVSSRKVYFTTKEGLINYCEKDYFEGLIEAIHIDQNKNEYFLKDLLVVRYQGISSGMYSQWIATQCTHSMMTTFLRYFPELAKTYASSSIEVDFTSHHFRHTLNTLLDEGGLSDLLQTEWFGRSNPKDTKAYQHTSREKRALILREDIKNGRAGGKLVEQVKAVPVTVQDAVLKARVQAVHDVGSGICVHNFAQTPCERHLQCSAECDDYVWAKDDKGRLNEQKRQLALTTLARDTAEERSTKRKPKKSSDWIAHNEKKINTLTAQLKDNGVVDFDPRQYLEELAGD; from the coding sequence ATGGCTGATGGACGTTCGAACAGAAAAAATAAAGTCATTGCTTTTATCGATCGCTTAGCTCAAGACCGAAGGGAAAATTTCAAGGCTTTAATAGCAAAAGCAAAAATGTTGGAGCTTGAAGGGTTTGAAGAAATTAATTGGTCAGATTCTACCTGGACTGTGAAGGCTGGAAGATTAATTAAGCTTACCGGCAAGAATACAACATCCTCTTCGTTTAATTTTAACTACTCCCCATCGCTTGGAGGGGGAGCCTTGTATGGAGAATGGGCTGATATAGGGAAAGCATTATTTACGTTAAGATTTCATCGGAAACATCAGTCGGCCCCAAATCAGAGAAATTTTATAACTGCTTTGGGGTATATGGCTTATTCAGCAAATCAGTTAAACCTTGAGTTAGCCAGGCTAACACCTGAAGTACTTGATTCAGCATGCAAAGCAATCACTCGTGATTATAGTGAAGGGGTTACATACAACCTTCATAAGGCTGTTGCGGAAATTGCGGGGCATTTCGATGCGAATGGGTTATGCCGAATTATCTTTAAGTACAAATATGCGAAGATGAAGCGGCCTAAAAACGCTGGTGATGTCGGCCACAAAAGGTTGGATGGCCCTAAAACATTAGAAACAAAAAGCGATAAGTTGATAGAACCAGCCGTTTTTAAAGTCATAGGGGAGTTGTATCAAAACGTTCCGAAAGATCATAAGTATCGTTTCTATGTGCTTTTACTAACGCTTCTTGCTTGCCTGGGACGTCGTTTCAGTGAAATTTCATTGCTACCCCAACAAAAAATTAAAACAGACATTGATGGCAGGAAGTACATTGAATATTTCCCAAGAAAGATATCTCAAGGAGATGTGTTTACCCCTAAACGTAAACTGTACATGCCGAACGAAGTTTTACCGATAGTGCGTGATGTTATAGGTGAGCTGGATGAGTTGTGTGCTACTGCGAGAGATAGTGCTAGTAGAACACAAAAGCTAAAGGGGGCCGATTTAAGTTTTTTATTAAAGTTTGATGAGAATCAGTTCTTTCACAAAAAGGATCTAAAAATGATTGGGTTAAATCCTCAGTTATTAGATTCAACCGGTTGGTTCCGGAAAAATGGTTATGCCTTTGCAAATGAAAACAAACCAGATAAAACAGGGAAGGTATCATCAAGAAAGGTCTACTTCACAACAAAAGAAGGACTCATTAATTATTGCGAGAAAGATTATTTTGAGGGATTGATTGAGGCGATCCATATTGATCAAAATAAAAATGAGTATTTTCTCAAGGATCTTTTGGTTGTTAGATATCAGGGGATTTCAAGTGGCATGTACTCACAATGGATTGCAACTCAGTGCACTCATTCTATGATGACTACATTTCTAAGGTATTTCCCTGAGCTTGCTAAGACATATGCATCATCAAGTATAGAGGTTGATTTTACTAGCCATCATTTCAGGCACACATTAAATACTCTACTAGATGAAGGTGGCCTGAGTGATCTTCTTCAAACTGAATGGTTTGGCCGTTCTAACCCTAAAGATACCAAAGCCTACCAACATACGAGCCGAGAAAAGCGGGCATTAATACTACGTGAAGATATTAAAAATGGGCGTGCTGGTGGAAAGCTTGTGGAACAGGTTAAGGCTGTTCCTGTAACGGTCCAGGATGCTGTGTTAAAAGCCCGTGTACAGGCTGTGCATGATGTTGGTTCCGGAATATGTGTCCATAATTTTGCTCAAACGCCATGTGAGCGTCATTTACAGTGCTCTGCTGAGTGTGATGATTATGTATGGGCAAAAGATGATAAGGGACGCTTAAACGAGCAGAAAAGACAGCTTGCGCTAACTACACTGGCACGGGATACGGCTGAAGAGCGTTCAACAAAAAGAAAGCCCAAAAAGAGTAGTGACTGGATAGCGCATAACGAGAAGAAAATAAATACTCTGACAGCTCAGCTGAAAGATAACGGTGTCGTTGATTTTGATCCTAGACAATATTTGGAGGAATTAGCTGGTGACTAA